Proteins encoded by one window of Aphidius gifuensis isolate YNYX2018 linkage group LG2, ASM1490517v1, whole genome shotgun sequence:
- the LOC122849604 gene encoding glutathione peroxidase 1-like — protein MQKLTIVLLSIVVLASAGPCENGKDNCMSKDNPFNQDTDWEKATDIYQFHAKDIMGNDVSLDKYRDNVLIVVNVASKCTLTDGNYKQLVELFDKYEKDGLRILAFPCNQFNGQEPGTSQQIMDFVKGYKVRFDMFEKIDVNGDNAHPLYKWLKSKQGGVLFDFIKWNFTKFIINKKGQAIERLGPTTEPTTMENKIKSQL, from the exons atgcaga aattaacaattgttttattgtcaattgtGGTGCTTGCATCAGCTGGACCATGTGAAAATGGTAAAGACAATTGCATGTCAAAAGATAATCCATTTAATCAAGACACTGATTGGGAAAAAGCAAcagatatttatcaatttcatgcaAAAGATATAATGGGAAATGATGTGTCACTTGATAAATATCGTGATAatgtattaattgttgttaatgttGCTAGTAAATGTACCTTGACTGAtggaaattataaacaattagttgaattatttgataaatatgaaaaagatgGTTTAAGAATATTAGCATTTCCATGTAATCAATTTAATGGACAAGAACCTGGTACGTCACAACAAATTATGGACTTTGTTAAAGGTTATAAGGTTAGATTTgatatgtttgaaaaaattgatgttaatGGTGATAATGCACATCCACTTTATAAATGGCTTAAGAGCAAACAAGGTGGTgttctttttgattttatcaaatggaattttactaaatttattatcaacaaaaaaggACAAGCTATTGAACGTCTTGGACCAACTActga acCTACaactatggaaaataaaattaaatctcaatTATAA
- the LOC122849545 gene encoding ubiquitin carboxyl-terminal hydrolase 31-like: MSISVMKSVSSELGVDEVINDNKKNIIKKTLKLSKNSFNNIGRFSRRRLRKRDNNNIIDNNKIMGNEIDNSNERTNRNENFYQDKIVCNGSKTFRKPSWKKMFSTIMQHVKKSNNNQQNIISKKLKKDDIQSSSINDIRMPLQKPSHIPVDSVPGVIGLRNHGNTCFINAVLQCLSHTDILAEYFVLDQYKADLSRRNKLNSKKYGTKGEITEQLALLLKAIWSCQYDPEMSTAFKSVVDKYGSQYRGNLQHDAQEFLLWLLDKVHEDLNQATKKNYKIIKNSFGRPDEQVAAETLENHVRCNHSFVHEVFQAQFRSSLTCPRCNRQSNTFDPFLCVSVPVPQNQRQMNLFINVLYTSQQPRQVKIGISVNQSANVKELRETLASDTGIDEKFMLLTEVHDEGFHRTFSDCQPVSVITENDPIYCIELPQLKEPTEQAYILLVWINVIIKGDLRERFGSPYTMQISRETSYEDLQKLLLKEMHTTLADNILTTKQNSDLFNIRVADPASTPIQDLQPCIDSCIEHPLYTEQIEQALGLCADDSGPQHVKLILEWNEANKNNIINDDSDQIEEHASVKQLKKNSDTSGTVTLEACFDLYTKEEILSAEDAWHCPYCNRKQEVIKKLGLWTLPDILVIHLKRFRQQSRQRSTSKLTILVDFPLYGFDMTPHLAHGSVQTNQTNVVTISGIGWTKISPWKKPRQKIIHNNNNINNNNNNNNNNSNNNDENVYDLYAICNHHGQDLQGGHYTAYCRNPYDTQWYCFDDTRVETIKDTNLITNSAYILFYQRRTNNSAGSSSAASTSSAGSGFDHWVSKMPPFYFNNNNTNNNKNNILNIGNNKQCKSQELLYQDKIIEEKNFNNFNRGCRNYATLQPSKRSNSNDIDNGEIDHYSDDDAPTREWASPKAMRKTSSNTLISNQQSPVIHNSTSNPDTSLIHESTL; this comes from the exons ATGAGTATTTCGGTAATGAAATCTGTATCAAGTGAATTGGGCGTGGATGAGGTTAtaaatgataacaaaaaaaatataataaaaaaaacattaaagctatcaaaaaattcattcaacaaTATTGGACGTTTTTCAAGAAGACGTTTAAGAAaacgtgataataataatataattgataataataaaattatgggaaatgaaattgataatagtAATGAAAGAACAAATCGAAATGAAAATTTCTATCAAGATAAAATTGTTTGTAATGGTAGTAAAACATTTCGTAAACCATCatggaaaaaaatgttttcaacaataatgcaacatgttaaaaaatcaaataataatcaacaaaatataattagtaaaaaattaaaaaaagatgatataCAATCATCAAGTATAAATGACATACGTATGCCATTACAAAAACCATCACATATACCAGTTGATAGTGTACCTGGTGTTATTGGTTTGAGAAATCATGGTAACACATGTTTTATAAATGCTGTATTACAATGTTTATCACATACTGATATACTTGCTGAATATTTTGTTCTTGATCAGTATAAAGCTGATTTATCAAGacgtaataaattaaattctaaaaaatatggtACTAAAGGTGAAATAACTGAACAActtgcattattattaaaagcaaTATGGAGCTGTCAATATGATCCTGAAATGAGTACTGCATTTAAGagtgttgttgataaatatggTAGTCAATATAGAGGTAATTTACAACATGATGcacaagaatttttattatggcTATTAGATAAAGTACATGAAGATTTAAATCAagcaactaaaaaaaattataaaataatcaag aaTTCATTTGGAAGACCTGATGAACAAGTTGCTGCTGAAACATTGGAAAATCATGTACGTTGTAATCATTCATTTGTACATGAAGTATTTCAAGCACAATTTCGTTCAAGTTTAACATGTCCAAGATGTAATCGTCAATCAAATACATTTGATCCATTTTTATGTGTATCAGTACCAGTACCACAAAATCAACGTCAAATGaatctttttataaatgtattatacACATCACAACAACCAAGACAAGTTAAAATTGGAATAAGTGTTAATCAATCAGCAAATGTTAAAGAACTCAGAGAAACATTAGCAAGTGATACtggtattgatgaaaaatttatgctTTTAACTGAAGTACACGATGAAGGTTTTCacag AACATTTTCTGATTGTCAACCAGTATCAGTTATAACTGAAAATGATCCAATATATTGTATTGAATTACCACAATTAAAAGAACCAACTGAACaagcatatatattattagtaTGGAtaaatgttataataaaagGTGATTTACGTGAACGTTTTGGTAGTCCATATACAATGCAAATATCACGTGAAACATCATATGaagatttacaaaaattattattaaaagaaatgcATACAACACTTGctgataatatattaacaacaaaacaaaattctgatttatttaatattagagTTGCTGATCCAGCATCAACACCAATACAAGATTTACAACCATGTATTGATTCATGTATTGAACATCCATTATATACTGAACAAATTGAACAAGCACTTGGTTTATGTGCTGATGATTCTGGACCACaacatgttaaattaatattagaaTGGAATGaagctaataaaaataatattataaatgatgatagtgATCAAATTGAAGAACATGCTAgtgttaaacaattaaaaaaaaattcagatacAAGTGGTACTGTTACACTTGAAGCATGTTTTGATTTATATACTAAAGAAGAAATATTAAGTGCTGAAGATGCATGGCATTGTCCATATTGTAATAGAAAACaagaagttattaaaaaattaggttTATGGACATTACCAGATATATTAGTTATACATTTAAAACGTTTTCGTCAACAATCAAGACAACGTTCAAcatcaaaattaacaatactTGTTGATTTTCCATTATATGGTTTTGATATGACACCACATTTAGCACATGGTAGTGTACAAACAAATCAAACAAATGTCGTTACAATTAGTGGTATTGGATGGACAAAAATATCACCATGGAAAAAACcaagacaaaaaattattcataataataataatattaataacaataataataataacaataataatagtaataataatgatgaaaatgtttATGATTTATATGCAATATGTAATCATCATGGACAAGATTTACAAGGTGGTCATTATACAGCATATTGTAGAAATCCATATGATACACAATGGTATTGTTTTGATGATACAAGAGTTGAAACAATAAAagatacaaatttaataacaaattcagcatatatattattttatcaaagaaGAACAAATAATTCAGCTGGTAGTTCATCAGCAGCATCAACAAGTTCTGCTGGTTCAGGATTTGATCATTGGGTATCAAAAATGCcaccattttattttaataataataatacaaataataataaaaataatatattaaatattggtaataataaacaatgtaaATCACaagaattattatatcaagataaaattattgaagaaaaaaattttaataattttaatcgtGGTTGTAGAAATTATGCAACATTACAACCAAGTAAAAGAAGTAATTctaatgatattgataatggtGAAATTGATCATTattctgatgatgatgcaCCAACAAGAGAAtgg GCATCACCAAAAGCAATGAGAAAAACTTCATCAAATACATTAATATCAAATCAACAATCTCCAGTTATTCATAATTCTACTAGTAATCCTGATACATCATTGATTCATGAGTCAACCTTGTAA